A section of the Rhizobium sp. SSA_523 genome encodes:
- a CDS encoding PIN domain-containing protein: MLLDVNIFVGNIMAYDRGHEGTATQTLVSMVSSQKWGIKDRAQLVISLEMIETLENVLRRLQFMEDRIAAYTSSIIDIMKYGPDSLDPYLILGGEERFATADMEDAGVLATAFGAKADILVTDNLRDFATKDASVLDTQVVNSTGSGQRSLQAFRYQVGSADLVVAHPFDVVQWMRLGHDFTPDMLWKAIQNRGH; this comes from the coding sequence GTGCTGCTCGACGTCAACATCTTCGTCGGCAACATCATGGCTTATGATCGCGGTCACGAAGGGACTGCAACTCAGACCCTGGTGTCCATGGTGAGCAGCCAGAAGTGGGGCATCAAAGACAGGGCGCAGCTCGTCATTTCTTTGGAGATGATCGAAACGCTCGAAAATGTCCTGAGGCGGTTGCAGTTCATGGAAGACCGCATAGCTGCCTATACCAGCTCCATCATCGACATCATGAAATACGGGCCAGACTCACTGGATCCCTATCTCATCCTTGGGGGAGAAGAACGCTTCGCGACGGCGGATATGGAGGATGCAGGCGTGCTGGCGACGGCCTTCGGCGCGAAGGCCGATATCCTTGTCACGGATAATCTGCGGGATTTCGCCACCAAGGATGCGTCTGTCCTCGACACGCAAGTGGTGAACTCCACCGGGTCGGGCCAGCGATCGCTTCAAGCTTTCCGATATCAGGTCGGGAGTGCGGATCTGGTCGTCGCGCATCCGTTCGATGTGGTGCAGTGGATGCGCCTGGGCCACGATTTCACACCTGACATGCTGTGGAAGGCCATTCAGAACCGCGGCCATTAA
- a CDS encoding YafY family protein, which yields MRKASRLFEIIQILRIARRPVTAAQIAERLEVTVRSIYRDIAALQAMRVPIDGERGIGYLLRPGFHLPPLMFSIEETEAIVLALGLLERLGDPQLTDAASRLSDKIANAMPAPLRQPLVAGALHAWGSAMPQPESIALSAVRRAIREEEKLAIGYRDEQGRETERIIRPIALIYYSQAATIVAWCELREGIRSFRADRVTQCSETARFFRGEGDRLRQIWTSGWQTPAAAAT from the coding sequence ATGCGCAAGGCGTCACGGCTTTTCGAGATTATCCAGATCTTGCGGATCGCCCGCCGGCCGGTGACCGCGGCGCAGATTGCCGAGCGGCTGGAGGTGACGGTGCGCTCCATCTATCGCGACATTGCCGCGCTTCAGGCGATGCGCGTGCCGATCGATGGCGAGCGCGGCATCGGCTATCTGCTGCGACCGGGTTTCCACCTGCCGCCGCTGATGTTTTCGATCGAGGAAACGGAGGCCATCGTTCTGGCTTTGGGGCTCCTCGAAAGGCTGGGCGATCCGCAGCTGACGGATGCGGCAAGCCGGCTTTCCGACAAGATCGCCAATGCCATGCCGGCGCCGCTGCGGCAGCCGCTGGTGGCCGGTGCCCTGCATGCCTGGGGCTCCGCCATGCCACAGCCGGAGAGCATTGCGCTGTCGGCGGTACGCCGCGCCATTCGCGAGGAGGAAAAGCTTGCCATCGGCTATCGCGACGAACAGGGGCGCGAGACCGAGCGGATCATCCGGCCGATCGCGCTCATCTATTATTCGCAGGCCGCGACGATCGTCGCCTGGTGCGAATTGCGGGAGGGCATTCGCAGTTTCCGTGCCGACCGCGTCACGCAGTGCAGCGAAACGGCGCGGTTTTTCCGTGGCGAAGGCGACAGGCTCAGGCAGATCTGGACATCCGGCTGGCAGACGCCGGCCGCTGCCGCGACATGA
- a CDS encoding LysR family transcriptional regulator → MARQDINRSGEMEVFIAVVEAGSFSAAARRLAMTPSAVSKLVARLERRLDARLVSRSTRQIRLTPEGRDFFERASAIIASIEDAERAAGAAVKAVGRIRLNSSSVYCTHVLNPLLPDFLSLYPGVTLDIAQTDQVIDLVADHTDVAIRAGPMKSSSLLARKLGETEMVVAASPAYLQRFGRPKNPADLAAHNLLSFSYTRSIREWPFRQGEETVSIMPSGAVQVNDGEGMRQLALAGVGIVRMGTFALGDDLAAGRLVPLLEDFNPGDREPFYAVYVGQGGPLPSRVRALLDFLAGRGRVG, encoded by the coding sequence ATGGCGCGCCAGGACATCAACCGCTCGGGCGAGATGGAAGTGTTCATCGCCGTGGTCGAGGCAGGAAGCTTTTCCGCCGCCGCGCGCCGGCTGGCCATGACGCCATCGGCGGTGAGCAAGCTTGTCGCGCGGCTGGAAAGGCGGCTGGACGCCCGTCTGGTCAGCCGCTCGACGCGGCAGATCCGGCTGACGCCGGAGGGCCGCGACTTCTTCGAGCGGGCAAGCGCCATCATTGCCAGTATCGAGGATGCCGAACGGGCCGCCGGGGCGGCGGTGAAAGCTGTAGGGCGTATCCGGCTGAACAGCAGTTCGGTCTATTGCACGCATGTGCTGAACCCGCTTCTGCCGGATTTCCTATCCCTCTATCCGGGGGTGACGCTCGATATCGCCCAGACCGACCAGGTGATCGACCTGGTGGCCGATCATACCGATGTGGCGATTCGCGCCGGGCCGATGAAGAGTTCCAGCCTGCTGGCGCGCAAGCTCGGCGAGACGGAGATGGTGGTGGCGGCCAGCCCCGCATATCTTCAACGCTTCGGGCGGCCGAAAAACCCGGCGGATCTTGCCGCACATAATCTCCTCTCCTTCTCCTACACCCGCAGCATTCGCGAATGGCCCTTCCGGCAGGGGGAGGAGACGGTGTCGATCATGCCGTCCGGCGCCGTGCAGGTGAATGACGGCGAGGGCATGCGCCAGCTGGCGCTCGCAGGCGTAGGGATCGTCCGGATGGGAACGTTCGCGCTCGGCGACGATCTTGCCGCCGGACGGCTGGTGCCGCTTCTGGAGGACTTCAATCCCGGCGACCGGGAACCCTTCTATGCCGTCTATGTCGGGCAGGGCGGTCCCTTGCCCTCGCGGGTGCGGGCGCTGCTGGATTTCCTTGCCGGGCGCGGCCGGGTCGGATAG
- a CDS encoding MFS transporter, which translates to MPLALYALTIAAYAIGTTEFVIVGLLPTVAEDLSITLPLAGLIVSIYALGVTFGAPVLTALSGRLPRKALLLGLMGLFILGNLTAATAPSYEMLLVGRVLSAFAHGVFFSVGATIAADLVPENRRASAIALMFMGLTVAIVTGVPLGTLIGQSFGWRATFLAVSALGLVAFFGILALLPARLSKAEPAGLMQQVRVLGSGRLLLVFAMTAFGYGGTFVTFTYLASMLQDITGFSEGSVSLVLVLYGLAIAFGNLAGGRVADRDPLKALTILFALQALVLVILAFTAPYPVAALITLAALGFLSFANVPGLQLYVVQLAKRFRPGAVDVASALNIAAFNLGIAGGAFIGGLVVESPLGLAATPLFGAALVAVALGLTLVSKALDRSATRPLGVETSPQS; encoded by the coding sequence ATGCCGCTTGCTCTTTATGCCTTGACGATCGCGGCCTATGCGATCGGCACGACGGAATTCGTCATTGTCGGCCTTTTGCCGACGGTGGCCGAAGACCTTTCCATCACTTTGCCCCTCGCCGGGCTGATCGTCTCGATCTATGCGCTCGGCGTCACCTTCGGCGCGCCGGTTCTGACGGCGCTGTCCGGCCGCCTGCCGCGCAAGGCGCTCCTGCTCGGCCTGATGGGTCTCTTCATCCTGGGCAATCTGACCGCGGCGACAGCCCCCTCCTATGAGATGCTGCTGGTCGGCCGGGTGCTGTCGGCCTTTGCCCATGGCGTCTTCTTCTCCGTCGGCGCGACCATCGCCGCCGATCTCGTGCCGGAGAACCGCCGTGCCTCGGCCATCGCGCTGATGTTCATGGGGCTGACGGTGGCAATCGTCACGGGTGTGCCGCTCGGCACGCTGATCGGCCAGAGCTTCGGCTGGCGCGCAACCTTCCTCGCCGTCTCCGCTCTCGGCCTTGTCGCCTTCTTCGGCATCCTCGCCCTTCTGCCGGCCCGGCTGTCCAAGGCCGAACCGGCCGGCCTGATGCAGCAGGTCCGGGTGCTGGGGTCCGGCCGCCTGCTCCTGGTTTTCGCCATGACCGCCTTCGGCTATGGCGGCACCTTCGTCACCTTCACCTATCTGGCGTCGATGCTGCAGGATATCACCGGATTCTCGGAAGGCAGCGTCAGCCTGGTTCTGGTGCTCTACGGCCTCGCCATTGCCTTCGGCAATCTGGCCGGCGGGCGCGTGGCCGACCGGGATCCGCTCAAGGCCCTGACCATCCTCTTTGCGCTGCAGGCGCTGGTTCTGGTGATCCTCGCCTTCACCGCCCCCTATCCCGTCGCCGCACTGATAACGCTGGCCGCCCTCGGCTTCCTCTCCTTCGCCAATGTGCCGGGCCTGCAGCTTTACGTGGTGCAGCTGGCCAAACGCTTTCGCCCCGGCGCCGTCGATGTCGCCTCGGCGCTGAATATCGCCGCCTTCAATCTCGGCATTGCCGGCGGCGCCTTCATCGGCGGCCTGGTGGTGGAATCGCCACTCGGCCTTGCCGCCACGCCGCTGTTCGGCGCCGCTCTGGTTGCCGTCGCGCTT
- a CDS encoding branched-chain amino acid aminotransferase, whose translation MPVDTTPRSTTFTFVDGDWVAGNPPLIGPTSHAMWLGSTVFDGARWFDGISPDLDLHCQRVNRSATNLGLKPVMTAQEIEALALEGVKKFDGKTAIYIKPMYWAEHGMPSSVVAADPDSTRFALCLFEAPMHTAKPSSITVSPFRRPSPEVAMTHAKTGSLYPNSGRAIIEARNRGFDNALMRDMNGNVAETAASNIFLVKDGVVMTPVPNGTFLAGITRARVINLLRGAGVEVRECTLTVEDFHTADEIFTSGNYSKIVPVNRLDDHNFQEGPMAAKALQLYLDWARASVKAAA comes from the coding sequence ATGCCTGTCGACACCACCCCCCGCAGCACCACCTTCACCTTTGTCGACGGGGACTGGGTGGCCGGTAATCCGCCGCTGATCGGGCCCACCTCGCATGCCATGTGGCTCGGCTCGACCGTCTTTGACGGCGCCCGCTGGTTCGACGGCATTTCGCCCGACCTCGATCTGCATTGCCAGCGCGTCAACCGCTCCGCCACCAATCTGGGGCTGAAGCCGGTGATGACTGCGCAGGAAATCGAGGCGCTGGCGCTCGAAGGCGTCAAGAAGTTCGACGGCAAGACGGCGATCTACATCAAGCCGATGTACTGGGCCGAACACGGCATGCCGAGCTCGGTGGTCGCCGCCGATCCGGATTCGACGCGCTTTGCGCTCTGCCTCTTTGAAGCGCCCATGCACACCGCCAAGCCCTCCTCCATCACCGTCTCGCCCTTCCGCCGGCCAAGCCCGGAAGTGGCCATGACGCATGCCAAGACCGGCAGCCTCTATCCCAATAGCGGCCGCGCCATCATCGAGGCGCGCAATCGCGGCTTCGACAATGCGCTGATGCGCGACATGAACGGCAATGTGGCCGAAACCGCCGCCTCCAACATTTTCCTGGTCAAGGACGGGGTGGTCATGACGCCCGTGCCGAACGGCACCTTCCTCGCCGGCATCACACGCGCCCGCGTCATCAACCTGCTGCGCGGCGCCGGGGTCGAGGTGCGCGAATGCACGCTGACGGTGGAGGATTTCCACACTGCGGATGAGATCTTCACCTCCGGAAACTATTCCAAGATCGTGCCGGTCAACCGGCTGGACGACCACAATTTCCAGGAAGGGCCGATGGCGGCCAAGGCGCTGCAGCTCTATCTCGACTGGGCCCGCGCCAGCGTCAAGGCCGCGGCGTGA
- a CDS encoding superoxide dismutase, whose translation MAFELPELPYAYDALAPYMSAETLEYHHDKHHKAYVDNGNKLAAEAGMADLSLEEVVKKSYGTNPGLFNNAGQHYNHIHFWNWMKKDGGGTKLPGKLQTAIDSDLGGYEKFKSDFLAAGATQFGSGWAWLSVKDGKLIVSKTPNGENPLVHGATPILGVDVWEHSYYIDYRNARPKYLEAFVDNLINWDYVLERYEAATK comes from the coding sequence ATGGCTTTTGAACTTCCCGAGCTCCCCTATGCTTACGACGCACTCGCGCCCTATATGTCGGCGGAGACGCTGGAATATCACCACGACAAGCACCACAAGGCCTATGTCGATAACGGCAACAAGCTGGCCGCCGAAGCCGGCATGGCCGATCTGTCGCTCGAAGAGGTCGTGAAGAAGTCCTATGGCACCAATCCCGGTCTCTTCAACAATGCCGGCCAGCATTACAACCACATCCACTTCTGGAACTGGATGAAGAAGGATGGCGGCGGCACCAAGCTGCCGGGCAAGCTGCAGACGGCCATCGACAGCGATCTGGGCGGCTACGAGAAGTTCAAGTCCGATTTCCTCGCCGCCGGCGCGACCCAGTTCGGCTCCGGCTGGGCCTGGCTCTCCGTCAAGGACGGCAAGCTGATCGTCTCGAAGACCCCGAACGGCGAAAACCCGCTGGTGCATGGCGCCACCCCGATCCTCGGCGTCGATGTCTGGGAACATTCCTACTATATCGACTATCGCAATGCCCGCCCGAAATATCTCGAGGCCTTCGTCGACAACCTGATCAACTGGGACTACGTCCTGGAGCGCTACGAAGCCGCAACCAAGTAA
- a CDS encoding exopolysaccharide biosynthesis protein, with product MASMDQPMQQDGTARQQANGGEDNLTGVITTIGSLGQSKDQVTIHDVREAIGERSFGPFLLVPALIELSPIGGIPGLPTVIALIISLFAVQILFGRKHLWLPQFLEQRQVEGKKLTAAMDKMKPAAGFVDRLLAPRLKWLTKAPWLQVAALIAVLLCFTVPPLELIPFASSAPMGAIALFGLSLTARDGLMAVLAGLVSLSAVYLVYTVITGAA from the coding sequence ATGGCAAGCATGGATCAGCCGATGCAGCAGGACGGGACGGCCAGACAGCAGGCCAATGGCGGCGAGGACAATCTGACCGGCGTGATCACCACGATCGGATCGCTGGGGCAGAGCAAGGACCAGGTAACGATCCATGACGTTCGCGAGGCGATCGGCGAACGGTCCTTCGGCCCATTCCTGCTGGTGCCGGCGCTCATCGAATTGTCGCCGATCGGCGGCATTCCCGGCCTGCCGACGGTGATCGCCCTGATCATCAGCCTGTTTGCGGTCCAGATCCTGTTCGGCCGCAAGCATTTGTGGCTGCCGCAATTTCTCGAACAGCGCCAGGTCGAGGGAAAGAAGCTCACCGCAGCGATGGACAAGATGAAGCCGGCGGCCGGCTTTGTCGACCGGTTGCTGGCACCGCGCCTGAAATGGCTGACCAAGGCGCCCTGGCTGCAGGTGGCGGCGCTGATCGCCGTGCTCTTGTGCTTCACGGTGCCGCCGCTGGAGCTCATTCCCTTTGCCAGCAGCGCACCCATGGGCGCGATCGCGCTGTTCGGCCTTTCACTGACGGCGCGCGATGGGCTGATGGCGGTGCTGGCAGGCCTCGTTTCGCTCAGCGCGGTCTATCTCGTCTATACGGTGATTACCGGCGCCGCATGA
- a CDS encoding phospholipase D-like domain-containing protein: MTSILAEGETCWRMAEADRFSVIVDAGGFFRQARRAMLKAKRSIILIGWDFDTRIRLSPDEPDDGVPDKLGRFLEHLAKRDKDLQIRILKWDVGLLSSITRGETPFHMLRWMLSKQIHLKLDRAHPPLAAHHMKLLVIDDALAFCGGIDMTVGRWDTREHAENDPNRLSPFGRPEPPWHDATTCTSGAAARALGDLARDRWRMATGETLAPVDPDEADSDYWPQDLPTDFRHVTIGIARTSPKYEDRREVVEIETATLAMIAAARDSLYVESQYFASRRIAEAMAKRLEEPNGPEIVIINPKSASGWLEEKTMDTARAKLMRLLKSRDRFGRFRIFYPVNAQETPIYVHAKIMIADDRILKLGSANLNNRSMGYDTESDVILEVGEEDEGLRKTIRARRDDLLAEHLGETVEAVTAAIDRADGSLISAIAALSRPDGRGLRPVGERKLRADDELVAESDLVDPERPAGVRYRTSRFLRNKFGRRMFASHQG, encoded by the coding sequence ATGACATCCATTCTTGCAGAGGGCGAAACCTGCTGGCGCATGGCAGAGGCCGACCGCTTCTCGGTGATCGTGGATGCCGGCGGCTTCTTCCGCCAGGCACGCAGAGCGATGCTGAAGGCAAAGCGCTCCATCATCCTGATCGGCTGGGATTTCGATACGCGCATCCGCCTGTCGCCGGACGAGCCCGATGACGGCGTGCCCGACAAGCTCGGGCGCTTCCTCGAACATCTGGCCAAGCGCGACAAGGATTTGCAGATCCGCATTCTCAAATGGGATGTCGGCCTCCTCTCCTCCATCACGCGGGGCGAGACGCCCTTCCACATGCTGCGCTGGATGCTGTCCAAGCAGATCCACCTGAAGCTCGACCGGGCACATCCGCCGCTTGCCGCCCACCATATGAAGCTCCTGGTGATCGACGACGCGCTCGCCTTTTGCGGCGGGATCGACATGACCGTCGGCCGCTGGGACACGCGCGAGCATGCCGAGAACGACCCGAACCGGCTGTCGCCCTTCGGCCGGCCGGAGCCGCCCTGGCATGACGCGACGACCTGCACCTCCGGTGCGGCGGCCCGGGCGCTCGGCGATCTGGCGCGCGACCGCTGGCGCATGGCAACCGGCGAAACGCTGGCGCCCGTCGATCCCGACGAGGCCGACAGCGATTACTGGCCGCAGGACCTGCCGACGGATTTTCGCCATGTGACGATCGGCATTGCCCGGACCTCGCCGAAATACGAGGACAGGCGCGAAGTGGTGGAGATCGAGACCGCGACCCTTGCGATGATCGCAGCCGCCCGTGACAGCCTTTATGTGGAGAGCCAGTATTTCGCCTCCCGCCGCATCGCAGAGGCCATGGCCAAGCGGCTCGAGGAGCCGAACGGGCCGGAAATCGTCATCATCAATCCCAAGAGCGCCAGCGGCTGGCTGGAGGAAAAGACGATGGATACGGCGCGGGCGAAACTCATGCGCCTGCTGAAATCGCGCGATCGCTTCGGCCGCTTCCGCATTTTCTATCCCGTCAATGCGCAGGAAACGCCGATCTATGTGCATGCCAAGATCATGATCGCCGACGACCGGATCCTGAAGCTCGGCTCGGCCAATCTCAACAACCGGTCCATGGGCTATGACACGGAGAGCGATGTCATTCTCGAAGTCGGCGAAGAGGATGAAGGCCTGCGCAAGACCATCCGGGCGCGGCGCGACGATCTCCTGGCCGAGCATCTCGGCGAAACGGTGGAGGCGGTGACCGCCGCCATCGACCGCGCCGACGGCTCGCTGATCAGCGCCATTGCGGCCCTGTCGCGGCCCGATGGCCGCGGCCTGCGGCCGGTCGGCGAGCGCAAGCTGCGCGCCGATGACGAACTCGTGGCCGAATCCGATCTGGTCGATCCGGAACGGCCGGCGGGCGTGCGCTACCGGACCTCGCGCTTCCTGCGCAACAAATTCGGCCGGCGGATGTTCGCCAGCCATCAGGGATGA